The region ATCAACAGTATCAGCAAAACTACTCTAGAAGCTTGGGATAGGTAAGGGGACAAATAGTTTCTAGGttgagattgtttttttttaggTTGCGATATTGTTAAAGCCTGGTGGAGGATATGACATTTGACACGGGTCTTGAGACATGGGTAGGACTTGGGTGGCAAAGGAGTGGGATGACTTTATTATTTGTTCAGGAGATAGCATGAACTGTTTATCTGGAGCAGGGAATTTGAAAGGTGGTGGAATAGTTGTAGTAAGGCTGGGAAGATTTCCTCACAGCAGAAGGTTCTCAGAGTAGAAGTTGGGATGGGTGGAAGTTGTAAACTTTTAGGCAGTGAGATACCAATTGGAGGTTCTATATGTGGGAGTGGAGAGAGAAGTATGTAAGTTTCATGTGCTAGGTGCATTGGAGTTAGGAAAAGATGGAGTCAGAAGAGCAATCAGGAAGTGTCTGCCATAATGCAGATGTGACCTGTGAGGCTTGAATTAGATTGAATTAGAAGAATTTGATAAGGTGGAAGTGGGAAAGAAGTATTGGCAGTTGAGTGAGTAGTTGTGAGGtataaggaagaaggaagagttatatatgatgttttaaatttagatcttttatCAGCAAGTATCTTGAGTgcttgagcttcccaggtagtgctagtggtaaagaacctgcctgccaatgcagggggcataagACATGCGAGTTctatctgtgggtcaggaagatcccctgaaggaggtatggcagtctactccagtattcctgcctggataatcccttggacagaggagcctggcggtctacagtccatagagttgcaaagagttagacatgactgaagtgacttagcacacatctaAGTGCTACATCTTAGTACATCTGGGTGCTTGCCATGTGGTGTTGTCTTTGGTACAGGGGACTCATGGAGGTACAAGATGAGATACTTATTTTCAAAAAGCTGATAATCTAGACAGGGACTAGAGGACTGTCATAAGTGAGGGAGCAAGGTCCCAAAGGTGGTGGAAGTAAGTAGGATCCAGGGCAccagggaaattttttttccccttttgaggCAAATGAGAGATCAAAGGAGGAAATGATATGTACCAGTGGAGTTTTGAGATGTAGAGGAAATTTTAGGGAATTTAAGTCATCCTTTATTTGCTAATCTAAGTAGGAAGCACAATAATATGCTGAGCAAGAAAGCAGAGGTGAGATGAGGGCTTTCGGAGGAAAGTGTGTAGGTTGGGAAGAGAGTACCAGGAGGATTATTATAGAGCTGTGAAGGCCCAGCTGAAGTTTCTTAGTATGACTTCCTCATGGTCTAGTGCCAGGAAGTAATCTTGCTTCCACAGTCCTGGTACTATGTTCACTGTGGAAGGGTCCAGGGATATAGGGGTAAATAAGACAGAGTGCAAGCCCTCAAACTCACAGATTAATGTTTGAGGAGAAGACGTGAGAACAAATTATTGAAATGCATCGTGATAGGGCAGTAAAATGGGAAGTGAGTGGAGGCCAAATTAGAGGAAAGTTGGGTATAGGAGGATTAGGGCAGGGATGAAAACATCAAGGAGAACAAAAACTAAGGCAGAAGGGGCTACAGAAGCAtgagaagagcctggaaggttCCGGGGGAGCAGATAGATGTGGGTGCCAAAGCCGAGGGCTCTGTAGAGTCTCTAGAAGAGGTGGGAGGAAGTGTGTGAACCTGGTTGTAATGGACTCTGAAAGCCACATTTAATGTATCTGTTTAATGTATCTCTGTCGCCAGTATTAGAGGGAGAGAATGGGAATGATATCATGATCTGGAGACTAGATCCCCAGAGTCTAGGCCCTAGGTCTTGGACAGGGACAAGAATACATCCAGGGCCAGGAGTCTCAGCAGGAAATTAGAGGAGAGAAGGCAGTATTTTCAGTGGTTCATTTGAACTGACATGAAGTTGTCTGGCCACAACCAGTGGGAGGATAGCTTTGGTGGTTCTAGGAAAGGAATTGGTGGAAGGCCAAGTGGTAGCACAGGAGAGTAGATCTTGGAGGGACAGTGGTGTGTGACAGATCTGATAAAGTCACTGAACTCTGATTGCATATGTAGCCTCTGTGGGTATTGAAGGAGCAGAGGGTGTGGCTGAGGTGTCATAGATGGGCAGGGGGAAAGGGGAAGTGTTTGACTCTAGTATAGAGGGCGCTGGGCAGCAGGAAGTAAGGGCATGTTACAGACTGGGGAGGAAGAGCTTAGTGATGTAGAATAGTGATTGGAAAGGGAGGAGCAGTAAGAGAATCCCTCAAGGTAAAGGgacctggagaagggaggagTCCTGTCTGGGAATGAAGGGTTGACTGAAGACTGAGTATGGTGGTTGACTGGTGGGAAGGctggatggagggaaggaggctGAGCAGGCAGCACTTAGGTGTTAAGAGGCCTAGTTGAGAAGTTCATGAACCTGGGAGGTAGGGGTGGGGTCGGGTGGGGACCTCTCCTCTCCCAGGCCAAGGGATTCTGCCTGACCTCAGCACCTTCCCGACACTCCTGTTTGTTCCCAGTGAAGAGCCGGAGGCCGTCCTTGGGGGAGCTACTCCTGCGGCATGCACACAGTCCAACCAGGGCTCGGCAGGCGGCACAGATGGTTCTCCAGCCTGGGAGAGACGGTGGCGCAGGACTTGGCCTAGGTGGGGGCTCCCCTGGGGCTTCGACACCAGTCCTACCCCCCCGGGGTGGGGCCCCTGAGCGCCAAGGTGAGGCTCTGCGAGTCAAGAATGCTGTCTACTGTGCAGTCATTTTCCCTGAGTTTCTCAAGGAGTTGGCTGCCATCTCCCAGGCGCACGCTGTCACCTCACCTTTCTTGTTGGATACTTCCGAGGAGGGGTCTGGCCCTCCTGTCTCAGGCTTCGGGCCCCTCAATCCTTAACTTTCTTCCATGGACAATCAGGGCCTTGGGTGGCCTGGGCTGGGGCCAGGGTGTAGGCTCCTTTTTATGTTTGGAGGCAGTGGCAAGAggactttttaatttatttctgatgAATGTTTTCTGGAGAACTTGTTGCAATATGTATAAAAGGGAAATCTCTATTCTgtgctcatttttctttcccaccCTTTATCTGTGGGGCTGGGGCTCCAAGAAAGttgtaaatagatggggaagtggTCAGGGTGTTTTCTCTCTGGTGAGGACATGATACCAAGGTTTCAAGGTACCTCTTATGCCTTTAGAGGGTGAGGGGACAGGAAGCCTAGAGAAAAAAGCTGGGACTTTTCATCCTCCAGACCCCCACAGGAAGAAGCAGCATGGGCCCAAAATGTTTGGGGGAGCAGCAGTTGATGTTTATTGGGGACCAGTACCCCATGTCAGATCTTGGGGGCCTCGCCCCCTGCATCTTTCGCCTCAGCTTCATTCGTCGCTGTCGAACTCCGAGGATAGACCCTGCAGCAGGGGCAGGGACATGGAGTGCCGGTCGGGGTCCCCGGGGCCCCCACCCTGGGCTCCTGGTGGGGGGCTGCGGGGGCTGAAGAGCCAGTTCTCTGCCAGGGTTGGGGATAGTCACAGCTTGACTCGTGCCCTGGTCTTTCTGCCTCCCTGGTCCCTCCCTCTGGTCTTCTGTCCTGTACCCACCCCCTCACCAGGACCATGCTTCCATCTCACCCTCCCCTGGCTCCCTTACTCCATCCCTTTGACCAGGGTCCAGTGTGGAGTTACGTGTGGCCCACACATTCCTGGGCTATACTCCCCATGCACTTTCCCTCCACCGTATCCCAGCCCTCTCATCTTCATTTCCTCTAGCAGTACCTGACAGCATCTGGGGGCCCCTTCGGAAGGGGTTTCGACCCTTGTAGGAGAATCTGGTTGGTCTGCCCTCTGGCCCTTCTTGGGGAGGTGGCGTAGGTGGGGCTGGGACAGGTGGGGGCACATCAGCAGCTTCGGGGATGTCATCAGAGGCTGATGCAGGGGCCGATGGTGGCATGATGCTGAGGTTGGGTCTGGCCCAGCTGGCCCCTTGGGGCAGTGGGTCTTTGATCAGGGGCTTCTGTGGTCCCAGCACTCCCTTGGGTTGCAGTGAAAACTTGAGGCAGGAGAAGGCAATAGGCAGTGATCGTTGTAACCGGAGCAGCTGGGGCTCACGGGCTGTTGGCAACAGCCCCAGCTGTAGCCAGGAGCAGGAGAAGACCTGGTAGATGATGTAGATGCTGTGGGTGCTTCGGAGCCAGGGAAGAGACTGCTGTAGGCTCACCTGCCCTGGTGGCAGCAGCAGGAAGGCCATCTTCTTGCGTAGACCCCCCATGTGTAAGCGGATCCGGCAGGGCTGCCCATCCAGCAGTCGCATTTCTTCATAGGTTATCTCTGCTCGGCTGTTTGGTGAGTATTCTCGAGTGCAGTGGGCGAAGGCACCCTCAGAGCCTGCCTGTTCCAAGAGGTTTGGTAGCAGCCCCACTGGTTGTAGTGCCCGCCGGCCCTGCCGACCTGGCAGAGCCAGGCGGCTGTGGGCTGGGCGGGACTGTTTCACTAGAACACCCAGTAGATCATAGCAGGCTGCATCAGACAGAAAAGGTACTGCCACTACATTGGGCCCAAAGCGCTCCTCGATAACCTGCGGGCAGTCAGTATATAGGTCAGGGACTGAGATGGGGCCAGGTTAGGAGTTAGTTAACCTGGTAGCCTGCTCTAGATGGACCCTCCCACTGTCACTGTTCTTTATACTCCACAAAGTGCTCACAGCGTGGTGCTTCTTGCTTGTCTCCGAGTTCTTCCTATAGCAAAACCTGAATGTCTGCTGTGTGCTACTCTGCTAGATACAAGAGACTTTGTCCTTGTCCTAAAACAGCTCAGAGAGCAAACTGCAGAGCAGATGATTTAACAGCCTTTGTCTTTGATTGAAGAGGATCAAAGATAGTTTCTAGGTGGTAATACTTTAGCTTTGAGGGAATTAGTAAGCTAAGAGAATGGTcagtccaggcagagggaacagccagtgaAAAAAGCTTGAACTTAGAAACTAAGAGGGGCATAGTCAGGAACAGATACTTTCATGTTAAGTCTGGGGTATGGAGAGGGACAGGATACAGGAGCTCAGTTATTCAAGGCCTTACGTGTGTGCTAACGGGAATTTTACCCCGAGGACAGTGGGAAGCCACTTGAAGGGCTCTGCTTAGGAGGGGCACGATTCAGGTAGGCATTTTAGAAAGTTAGTTTTGTCTAAGAAGGCacaaaatagagaaaagtcaGTTAGCGTTGTAAAATTCCAGGTAAGACATGGTAAGGCCCTGAAGTAAAACCGTGGGGGAAGATACTTAGGTTATAGAATTAGTAGGACTTGGTCACTTAAGGGGTGAGGGAAAAGGCATCCTCAACGATTATTCTTAGGTGATTGGTTAGATGGGTGCTGTTACTAACCAAGAGTGGATACACAAATAggtctggaagttcatgcttaTTATACTATGTTTATAACCTCTTAGTATACATCTTCTGCCTGAGCTGAAGGAGATAGTTCTTGTGTGGATTTGAGGCCTCATGTTTGTAATACTAGTTCCAATAGGCTTTTACGGATCACAGTTCCTCTTGGTTTGGTCCTTCTTGTCTTGGCCTTTTTGTGCTTGGTTTTTGCCATGGAAATTTATTAGGCCCTTATTCTTACTCTGAGGGCCCCAATGTTATCCTAAAGTAGGAATAATAACGTGCTCAGCTCTGTGCTAGGGTGAGTGTGTTCTTGGCAGAGTCACCATTTGAGACCATTGCCTGCTTCCACTGTGCTTCTGGGTGGAAGTTCTGAGGACTTAGAGGCCTGCAAATTTAGCCTCTCCCAGGGGCAGCCCATGAAAATGATGGTGGAAGATTATCTTCCTGTAGGTGCCTTGGTGGTTTGAATTCTGAATAGGGAGCCCTTGAGCCACATCCTGTTTAGTGAGGTGTTCTACAAGTGCCCACTAACTCAGCAGTTCTGGAGAGAGGAAATCAGGTCACTCAAACCTTGAATTTGTCACATATCATCAGTGATTTATCCTGTATGTCTCTACCCTGACTTTCCTGACAATTGTTCATTTAAATAGGACAGGGAGTTTTTCTGATTCTCAGAGGTGGTGTAGCTTTCTGATAGTTAAAGAGCTCATTTACTTCACCCCAATTGATCAGGACCATCCTTTCCCCTTGCTGAGACTAGTTGCTCTCATTCTTGAGAGGACCttgactcttctctttctgcctgggAAGCTGACCTCTGTGGTGAGCAAGTACTCCATTTCAAATGGGAGTTACGTGCCATTAAGGCTGCTTTGAGTTTACTGGGCACTTCAAGATGATTGTTTTAAACTTGGTGGGTTGCCTTCTGCAAAGGCTTCAAATTCACTTTAATTCAGATAACATGACCAGAATTGATCCCTAAATTCTCTAATCTCAGAAATTGTGGCCATCTaaatttggtgtttttttttttttggacaccgGCAACTCAGATAGAGCTGAAATCTGCCTGCTTCTGAAAATCTGTATATTTTGGTTCAAAACCCAAGTTTCTCATCCTGTGGAAGTTAAACTGGAGGGAATATCTGTGAAGAGGTCAAAGGTAAAGTTCAGGTTctttagaaaatgtaaaaggCCTTTCACCATTAGCCCCTGTacctcttcttcctcattttcatCACTACTTCTTTGAACTCTGTTCCAGAGGACTATTTGCAGTTCActaatacacatttttcttttccctttcttgatGTTTGCACATATTCTACCTTTAGTTAGTACACTGTTCACTCACTcccgtccccctcccccccatttAGGTGTTTCTTACACACTCTTTATGTGCCAGGTATTCCTCTTCCCTCCATGTGAATAACTTCTCCTTGTAGAGCTAGAATGTTACTTACTCCAGGAAGCCTTTATGACCTTCTAAGTCTGTCCCCAACACAGCACTTCTTCTTACTCTCTTAGCTCCCCATTCATTGTCTTTCAAGGAAGCTTTCTGACTGTTTTTGCAATTGTAATCAAATGGGACACTTAGTGCAGTGCCTCACACAGAAGACAGCACTGAGTGAATCCTAGTTGTTATTGTCTTCACCCTTCCAACCTCTTCCTACTTACAAGCTGCTGAGACCTATGTAGGTCACACTGTGTTGTTTCCTCTTTTGCCCTCTTTTCCTACCTTATCTTTGATGAGAGTCCAGGTGGCATCAGCTTCATCCAGTGTCAGCAGGTGGGGGGTACCAACCAACATGACGGGGTGTGGGAGGGGTTAGGCAGGGCAGTGGCTGCTGCGGGACCCCAGGCTGCCCAGGGAGGCGAGGCCCCAGGTGCTGGACTCTGACCTACTGCAGCATGAGGTCATAGAGGTCCTGCTGGGTGTTGGGGCCTGGGGTGTGGAGAGGGCAGTCACTTTCATAACCTCACTGTACCCGCAACCTGAGTGCATACTTTTTAGTCAACCCGTTCATTCTCCTGCTTCAGTGGGGGAGGAAGATTGAGGTTTCCATTAggatgtgtttatgtgtgtgtatagttctTGGTCTGAATTCTTTAAGGAAACAGGATCAAGCCTTTCCTCCTTAAAGCAATTTGCAATGCTGTTGTCAGTTGCAAATAACTTCTTTGTGAGGTTGGATTGGGGTCTTGAAAGACATGGAGAAGCACAGATCAGGACTTAAACTGAGAACAAAGCAGTGGTTCTGAACCTTGGCTGTACTTTGGAACGAACTGAAAGCTTTAGAAATTACTAGTACCTGGATCCTATGCCCAAGGATTTTGATTTAACTGGTCAGGAATATGCCTGGGCATCAGGAATTCTAAAAGCTCCCAGGCAATTCTAATATGCAGCCTAGGTTGAAACCCATTATTAATGAGTGGGTTACAATTGCAGTAAAAACCAGGTGTGTGTAGGAGGTTGCCAAGCTGAGGAGTGACAGTGTGGAGGATAAGAATCAAATTGGGGTATTGTTGCCTTAGTAACTGGAGAGAATTTTCTGGAAGCCAGAATTTCCcaggtaaatttaagaaaaattttcttcatCCTCTATTCCCTTTCCTGGGCTGCTTTGTATCTGGTGGATACTCTTTATGGCCCTAATCTCTGGTTTTCACTTGTTTCTCTGCCCCAAAATCTCAACCTGTTGTTTTGCTGAAGAAGAGTGgttttttcccctggagaagaaccaCTCTAGAGAGTCTTGCTAGTAGCTACTTTCCCACTCCACTCCTGTGTGCCTGTGAAGACCCCTAGCATGTGGGGTGCATCCTACCCTATCCCTCCCCAGCATGTCGGGTTACCCCACAAAGTTGGCCATTGTCTGAGCTGGCTGAGGTGATACGAGTATGGGGCACTGGGAAGGGTCCTACCAAGGTGGGAGAGAGTGTTGTCAGGAAAAGTTTCCTAGGAGAGGGTTGCTCTTCCTAGACAGGGCTAGGATATCAGGTCTTTGAGCAAAGGTTTGACAGTGAGCATGCGTCATGGTCCAGGAGAAGAATTAATATtcaaatgtttgttaaaattgTGTTAGAGACTATTCCAAACACTTCAAATGAATTATCTTAGTGAATCCTTTTAGTAATCCTTGAAGTAGATAGtgtcatttctattttatggGTGAAttaacaggctcagagaggttagataAATTTAATGCAAGGCATACAGTGAGTTATTGGAGgatctgggattcaaatccaTTCCTGCCTGACTCCAGCTTTAACCATTAACCAGTAGTTCtttttggtgaagggagagatCAACATGTTCCTTCTGCTCACCTGAGTGTGTTGGGAGAGCTGTGTGCAGGTAGAAGTACAATGCAGTGTGGTGAAAAGGAAATGGGTAGGATGAGAGAAGAGATGCAGTAGACCAAACCAGAAATCCCAAGTTTCTTGTTATGTGAAACCAAGTCTCTCTTCCTTCTGGTGCCCCTTTGGCACATTTTTAATTATGGTTGATGAGGAGAGGTCACCTTGTAAAGTATAGTTGGCACCTCTTTTTTCTTAGAAAGGAATTCTGAGTGAGGTAGATAGAGGTAGAGAGCAGACAAAGACAAGATGCGTAGGGGAAGGCTGGCCATCACTGCAAGGAGACAGATGCAGAGGGACAGAGACAGTGAGAGCTGCtgggagacagaggcagggagtGACACACATCTGTCTCCTGAGGGGGGATCCAGATTGAGAAGCAGGTGGATGAAGCAGGTGCAGGTATGATGTGCTGTTGGTGAAATCAGATGAGGCTCTCTTTGCAGATTTTTGTTCATAGCGGGGGCTCAGAGGGGAAATTGGGTACAGTTCAACTCCTTGGCCAGAATCCTACacctctgtcttctctctcttgctgtctgATTACCATGATTCCCCAGACTCCCTAATCCCTTATTGCCCTACCCTAAGTAAATCTGTC is a window of Cervus canadensis isolate Bull #8, Minnesota chromosome 11, ASM1932006v1, whole genome shotgun sequence DNA encoding:
- the C11H11orf42 gene encoding uncharacterized protein C11orf42 homolog, which translates into the protein MLVGTPHLLTLDEADATWTLIKDKVIEERFGPNVVAVPFLSDAACYDLLGVLVKQSRPAHSRLALPGRQGRRALQPVGLLPNLLEQAGSEGAFAHCTREYSPNSRAEITYEEMRLLDGQPCRIRLHMGGLRKKMAFLLLPPGQVSLQQSLPWLRSTHSIYIIYQVFSCSWLQLGLLPTAREPQLLRLQRSLPIAFSCLKFSLQPKGVLGPQKPLIKDPLPQGASWARPNLSIMPPSAPASASDDIPEAADVPPPVPAPPTPPPQEGPEGRPTRFSYKGRNPFRRGPQMLSENWLFSPRSPPPGAQGGGPGDPDRHSMSLPLLQGLSSEFDSDE